One Brassica napus cultivar Da-Ae chromosome C2, Da-Ae, whole genome shotgun sequence DNA window includes the following coding sequences:
- the LOC106369683 gene encoding uncharacterized protein LOC106369683: MEEPPSEEVSTVEEGETWMTSLIQYLEADILPEDCREARKIKKQASRYCISQEKLYRRSFSGPYLRCVTPQKAASILVELHEGGCGSHSSGRSLVLRDRRAGYYWPTMAADANRQAKHCDQCQRRAPVSKLPPENLKSISSP, encoded by the coding sequence ATGGAGGAACCCCCATCAGAGGAGGTATCCACTGTCGAAGAAGGCGAAACCTGGATGACCTCCCTGATTCAGTACCTGGAGGCCGACATCCTCCCAGAAGACTGTAGAGAGGCCAGAAAGATCAAGAAACAAGCCTCGAGGTACTGTATCTCCCAGGAGAAGCTGTACCGGAGGTCTTTCTCTGGCCCGTACCTAAGGTGTGTCACACCCCAAAAAGCCGCTAGTATCCTTGTAGAACTACATGAAGGAGGCTGTGGATCCCACTCTAGCGGTAGAAGCCTGGTGCTCAGAGACAGAAGGGCTGGTTACTACTGGCCCACGATGGCCGCCGACGCTAACAGACAAGCCAAGCACTGCGACCAATGCCAAAGGCGCGCTCCAGTCTCCAAGCTCCCCCCAGAGAACCTCAAGTCCATAAGCTCACCATAG
- the LOC106369681 gene encoding uncharacterized protein LOC106369681: protein MYPSKNIKDVLSRAWAQVKWEEDVASLAKAQPKQDQNSARSDRDEKSSQRATKDSGNRKWRRFQYRPKEVGMSVSTWPNISHLSITTPELVNILRQMGQQVKWPQKMKSPDSFRNPGLWCDFHRDHGHKTEDCVALRIKVNKLLQKGHLRELLSEKAKNHVNKEVPAKSAGAIPASPPRQDRVIHVISRGSEISGVSHAASKKSTRNAKHCLEMTKPKCLLLGTDEISFTAKEQEKILAPHHDALVISLTVANCLVKRILVDNGSSSNIVFQTAYQDLSFQASFQAIAPAISFQASPYQILARNHSPPGKTTTGTCLDFALCRSEAGHYRVPVLYSTFA from the exons ATGTATCCCAGCAAGAACATAAAAGACGTGTTATCCAGGGCCTGGGCGCAAGTGAAGTGGGAAGAAGACGTCGCTAGCCTCGCTAAGGCCCAGCCGAAGCAGGACCAAAATTCGGCCCGATCGGATCGGGATGAAAAATCCTCCCAAAGAGCGACCAAGGACTCCGGGAACAGAAAATGGCGCAGGTTCCAGTACCGACCAAAGGAAGTAGGAATGTCGGTGTCCACTTGGCCCAACATCTCCCATCTCTCGATAACCACACCGGAGCTAGTCAACATCTTGAGgcagatgggccaacaggtcAAGTGGCCTCAAAAGATGAAGTCACCTGACTCGTTCCGGAACCCTGGCCTCTGGTGCGACTTCCATCGTGACCACGGTCACAAAACTGAAGACTGCGTTGCTCTAAGGATCAAGGTCAATAAACTACTCCAAAAGGGGCATCTCCGGGAATTACTCTCAGAGAAAGCCAAGAACCATGTAAATAAAGAGGTGCCGGCAAAATCCGCTGGAGCTATACCCGCTTCACCACCTCGCCAGGACCGAGTGATCCATGTCATATCCAGAGGTTCAGAGATAAGCGGCGTGAGTCATGCAGCTTCCAAGAAAAGCACCCGCAACGCCAAGCACTGCCTGGAGATGACCAAACCAAAGTGCTTGCTCCTAGGTACCGACGAAATAAGCTTCACGGCTAAGGAGCAGGAGAAGATCCTGGCTCCCCACCACGATGCCCTGGTCATCTCTCTCACCGTAGCAAACTGCTTGGTAAAAAGAATACTAGTGGACAATGGTAGCTCCAGCAATATCGTCTTCCAGACTGCTTACCAAGACCTATCTTTCCAGGCGTCTTTTCAGGCAATAGCTCCAGCAATATCTTTTCAGGCATCTCCATATCAGATTCTGGCTCGGAATCACTCTCCTCCAG GAAAGACTACTACTGGTACCTGTTTGGATTTCGCATTATGCCGCTcggaagctggccactatcgagttcctGTGCTGTATTCTACTTTTGCATGA